In the genome of Opitutia bacterium KCR 482, one region contains:
- a CDS encoding NAD(+)/NADH kinase, with translation MDDNKKILFVVNKTKTSAEEIAEKLSKLALANGMSCEICADFPVPESAFKDKDICCVIGGDGTILSCVPAIAKYDLPVFGINLGKLGFLATYTDEISEAEFLSLVRGERRVLERALLEVVYNGRRYLALNDLVFKDVRLDGISKFAIFADKEFIATYAGDGLIFSTPTGSTAYNLSAGGPIIHPKGRVFAMTPICPHTLSNRSLIYDYGAQIKIECVSGESALIADGKKVATLTQGSSVEISMPSNTIRFVRLRGHSHFAILRSKLGWAEDPRKYER, from the coding sequence GTGGACGATAATAAGAAAATCCTGTTCGTAGTGAACAAAACGAAAACTTCGGCGGAGGAAATCGCCGAAAAGCTTTCGAAACTCGCACTCGCAAACGGAATGTCGTGCGAAATCTGCGCCGACTTCCCCGTGCCCGAAAGCGCGTTCAAAGACAAGGACATCTGCTGCGTCATCGGCGGCGACGGCACAATACTCTCGTGCGTGCCCGCAATCGCAAAGTACGACCTCCCCGTCTTCGGCATAAACCTCGGCAAGCTCGGATTTTTGGCGACGTACACCGACGAAATTTCCGAGGCGGAATTCCTTTCGCTCGTGCGCGGGGAACGCCGCGTGCTCGAACGCGCATTGCTCGAAGTAGTCTACAACGGCAGAAGATACCTTGCGCTCAACGACCTCGTTTTCAAGGACGTCAGGCTCGACGGAATCTCGAAGTTCGCGATTTTCGCAGACAAGGAGTTCATCGCAACCTATGCGGGCGACGGTCTGATTTTTTCGACGCCCACGGGTTCGACCGCATACAACCTTTCGGCGGGCGGCCCGATTATCCACCCCAAGGGAAGGGTTTTCGCGATGACGCCCATCTGCCCCCACACGCTCTCGAACAGAAGCCTCATCTACGACTACGGCGCGCAGATAAAAATCGAATGCGTAAGCGGCGAAAGCGCGCTAATCGCCGACGGCAAAAAAGTGGCAACCCTCACGCAGGGCTCGTCGGTGGAAATCAGCATGCCGTCGAACACGATACGCTTCGTGCGCCTGCGCGGGCACTCGCATTTCGCGATTTTAAGAAGCAAGCTCGGCTGGGCGGAAGACCCCCGAAAGTACGAAAGATGA
- a CDS encoding YihY/virulence factor BrkB family protein, with amino-acid sequence MESAQKKVGIFEKIKRYATKTIWEKDISAMGVKGKAVAFLRVLISTVGGIFGKRVLVQASSLSYATLLAIGPMLAIVIMFAGMFFRENKNAVYEKIMDAATFVMPAFNQIQQNADGQSSGINPEIIGFIDNISKAGAKAGAIGMLAMLATCLLLCVNAENAFNFIWGIKKGRKWINRIVFYFSMIFFGSVGMIFGMTFFTTSQMPKFLGDLPFVAQYLTGYASWITYILGLGIITCVLAAFYKFIPPTRVKWKPAFVGAIVIMCLLVLNNKGSFLYISYIAKQQSFYGYLAIVAVAMFSLYIFWTMILVGCLITYSVQYVDFLSDDDAWNKMGDRAKKICALAAFVEIERSFYAGAAHSPTIETLLGALKMPKSAVIASVDWLAEKELVCEAGEVNDSDNIYFKPAVDPEHITVAQFFAKLGKNDGDDDIIAHICARENPVCSVLKSYEGFSAGDGSKNLKQIIL; translated from the coding sequence ATGGAATCGGCGCAAAAGAAAGTCGGAATCTTCGAAAAAATCAAACGCTACGCCACGAAAACGATATGGGAAAAGGACATATCGGCAATGGGAGTCAAGGGGAAGGCGGTCGCGTTTCTGCGCGTGCTTATCTCGACGGTCGGCGGAATTTTCGGAAAGCGCGTGCTCGTGCAGGCGTCGTCGCTTTCGTACGCGACGCTGCTTGCAATAGGCCCGATGCTCGCGATAGTGATTATGTTCGCGGGAATGTTTTTCAGGGAAAACAAAAACGCCGTCTACGAAAAAATCATGGACGCCGCGACATTCGTAATGCCCGCGTTCAACCAAATACAGCAAAACGCCGACGGGCAAAGCTCCGGAATCAACCCCGAAATAATCGGCTTTATCGACAACATCTCGAAGGCGGGCGCAAAGGCGGGGGCAATCGGCATGCTCGCAATGCTCGCAACCTGCCTGCTGCTTTGCGTCAACGCCGAAAACGCGTTCAACTTCATCTGGGGAATAAAAAAGGGGCGCAAGTGGATTAACAGAATCGTGTTCTACTTCTCCATGATTTTCTTCGGGTCGGTGGGAATGATTTTCGGAATGACATTCTTCACGACGTCGCAAATGCCGAAATTTCTTGGCGACCTCCCCTTCGTGGCGCAATACCTCACGGGATACGCGTCGTGGATTACATACATTCTGGGGCTTGGAATCATCACCTGCGTGCTGGCGGCGTTCTACAAATTCATTCCGCCGACGCGCGTGAAATGGAAGCCCGCGTTCGTGGGAGCAATCGTGATAATGTGCCTGCTTGTGCTCAACAACAAAGGCTCGTTCCTCTACATAAGCTACATCGCAAAACAGCAGAGCTTCTACGGATATTTGGCGATTGTCGCCGTGGCGATGTTCAGCCTCTACATTTTCTGGACGATGATTCTCGTCGGCTGCCTGATTACATACTCGGTGCAGTACGTCGATTTCCTCTCCGACGACGACGCATGGAACAAAATGGGAGACAGGGCGAAAAAAATCTGCGCGCTTGCGGCGTTCGTGGAAATAGAGAGGTCGTTCTACGCGGGCGCGGCGCACTCGCCGACGATAGAGACGCTGCTGGGCGCGCTTAAAATGCCGAAGTCGGCGGTGATTGCAAGCGTAGACTGGCTCGCGGAAAAAGAGCTGGTCTGCGAGGCGGGCGAAGTCAACGACTCCGACAACATCTACTTCAAACCGGCCGTAGACCCCGAACATATCACCGTCGCGCAGTTCTTCGCAAAGCTCGGCAAAAACGACGGCGACGACGACATCATAGCCCACATCTGCGCGAGAGAAAACCCCGTGTGCTCGGTGCTGAAATCCTACGAGGGCTTCTCGGCGGGCGACGGCTCGAAAAACCTCAAACAAATAATTTTGTAA
- the pdxH gene encoding pyridoxamine 5'-phosphate oxidase, which produces MDIFQFRNEYLKGGLERSDLDDNPFKQFEKWFNHAVECKVKEPNAMAVSTVDENGAPTSRVVLLKSWDEKGFVFYTNYHSKKAADLEKNPRVCALFVWLDLERQLRINGRAEKVSTAESLRYFLSRPFGSRLGAWVSHQSSIITSRSLLEMQFDKMKRKFADGKIPLPDFWGGFRIVPEYFEFWQGRENRLHDRFAYQKNGENWDISRLAP; this is translated from the coding sequence ATGGACATCTTCCAATTCAGAAACGAATACCTCAAAGGCGGGCTGGAACGCTCCGACCTCGACGACAACCCGTTCAAACAGTTCGAAAAGTGGTTCAACCACGCCGTCGAGTGCAAGGTCAAAGAGCCTAACGCAATGGCGGTCTCGACCGTGGACGAAAACGGCGCGCCGACTTCGCGCGTGGTTCTGCTGAAATCGTGGGACGAAAAGGGATTCGTATTCTACACCAACTACCACAGCAAAAAGGCGGCGGACTTGGAGAAAAACCCCCGCGTCTGCGCCCTCTTCGTCTGGCTCGACCTTGAACGCCAGCTGAGAATCAACGGACGCGCGGAGAAAGTCTCCACGGCGGAATCGCTGCGCTACTTCCTGTCGCGCCCGTTCGGGAGCAGACTGGGCGCGTGGGTGTCGCACCAGAGCAGCATAATAACGTCGCGCTCGCTGCTCGAAATGCAGTTCGACAAAATGAAGCGCAAATTCGCAGACGGGAAAATTCCCCTGCCCGACTTCTGGGGCGGATTCAGAATCGTCCCCGAATATTTCGAGTTTTGGCAGGGGCGCGAAAACCGCCTGCACGACAGGTTCGCATACCAAAAGAACGGCGAAAACTGGGATATCTCGCGCCTCGCGCCGTAG
- a CDS encoding SDR family oxidoreductase: MKRFENKVVLVTGASKNTGVGIAALFIREGAKVCICGSSEKSTAHGGQLLRDMGYDGFVEIPCDISDLKQVEHMFAVIREKFGRLDILVNNACNQGIGAPFEEMEPDFFLTVIKTNMLGTFQVSQQAVKIMMQQESRGVIVNLGSNVSMRAIRNRTAYVASKGGVDALTRSMAVDLGPKGIRVNEVAPGYIYTDRWDKLDESVMKRRRLNTPIGKEATADDIAQAVAFLASDASKNIAGERLVVDAGCSAQHMPIDVDC, from the coding sequence ATGAAACGGTTTGAAAACAAGGTAGTGCTCGTAACGGGCGCAAGCAAAAACACGGGAGTGGGAATTGCCGCACTCTTCATCAGGGAGGGCGCAAAAGTCTGCATCTGCGGCTCGTCGGAAAAGAGCACCGCGCACGGCGGACAGCTTCTCAGAGACATGGGCTACGACGGCTTCGTCGAAATCCCCTGCGATATTTCCGACCTCAAACAGGTAGAGCACATGTTCGCCGTTATCCGCGAAAAATTCGGCAGGCTCGATATCCTCGTAAACAACGCCTGCAACCAGGGCATCGGCGCGCCGTTCGAGGAAATGGAGCCCGACTTCTTCCTGACGGTCATCAAGACAAACATGCTGGGCACCTTCCAAGTGTCGCAACAGGCGGTCAAGATTATGATGCAGCAGGAAAGCAGGGGCGTAATCGTAAACCTCGGCTCGAACGTCTCGATGAGGGCAATCCGCAACCGCACGGCGTACGTTGCAAGCAAGGGCGGAGTGGACGCGCTCACGCGCTCGATGGCGGTAGACCTCGGCCCGAAGGGAATCCGCGTAAACGAAGTCGCCCCCGGCTACATCTACACCGACCGCTGGGACAAGCTCGACGAAAGCGTAATGAAACGCCGCCGCCTCAACACGCCCATCGGCAAAGAGGCTACTGCCGACGACATCGCGCAGGCTGTCGCGTTTCTCGCCTCCGACGCCTCGAAGAACATCGCGGGCGAAAGACTCGTGGTTGACGCGGGTTGCAGCGCGCAGCACATGCCAATCGACGTCGACTGCTAA
- a CDS encoding family 16 glycosylhydrolase: MKNKLPIFLTAAALLCACASAEKTPEVKKPVLAADILDPDEYVLDERFSDEFESDKLDSEKWFDFYPTWTGREGVFHFSRNNVSVEDGKLALTAKIPDESEVPPEMKAEGKQGYSTAEVRSKTRVLYGYFELKFKTMNATVCNAFWLNDPVDPPKKYKPGDKTEEIDIFEIFGKNTDPKYKVAGHYFMTTHVADTPYVESKVWLGRKVSGEKPVVPEKFAEGYNVAGLLWTPEKLVWTLNGRVMREMKNENFHRPLYLNIDCEIMKYWGGFPSPDDLPAKFKIEYVRVWRKKPDSKK, encoded by the coding sequence ATGAAAAACAAGTTGCCGATATTTTTGACCGCCGCCGCGCTTTTGTGCGCATGCGCGTCGGCAGAAAAGACGCCCGAAGTCAAAAAGCCCGTGCTTGCGGCGGATATTCTCGACCCCGACGAATACGTTTTGGACGAAAGGTTCAGCGACGAATTCGAGTCGGACAAGCTCGACTCCGAAAAATGGTTCGATTTCTACCCGACGTGGACGGGGCGCGAAGGGGTCTTCCACTTCTCGCGCAACAACGTATCCGTCGAAGACGGCAAGCTTGCGCTTACGGCGAAAATTCCCGACGAGTCGGAAGTGCCGCCCGAAATGAAAGCGGAGGGCAAACAGGGCTACTCGACGGCGGAGGTGCGAAGCAAAACGCGCGTGCTCTACGGCTACTTCGAGCTGAAATTCAAGACGATGAACGCGACAGTCTGCAACGCGTTCTGGCTCAACGACCCCGTTGACCCGCCGAAAAAATACAAACCCGGGGACAAGACTGAGGAAATCGACATTTTCGAAATCTTCGGAAAAAACACCGACCCGAAATATAAAGTGGCGGGACACTACTTCATGACGACGCACGTCGCCGACACGCCCTATGTGGAGTCGAAAGTGTGGCTCGGCAGAAAGGTTAGCGGCGAAAAGCCCGTCGTGCCCGAAAAATTCGCCGAGGGCTACAACGTTGCGGGGCTTCTTTGGACGCCCGAAAAACTCGTGTGGACGCTCAACGGCAGGGTAATGCGCGAGATGAAAAACGAGAATTTCCACCGCCCGCTCTATTTGAACATAGACTGCGAAATCATGAAGTACTGGGGGGGATTCCCATCGCCCGACGACCTCCCCGCAAAATTCAAAATAGAGTACGTCCGCGTCTGGCGGAAAAAGCCCGATTCTAAAAAATAG
- a CDS encoding ATP-binding protein, with amino-acid sequence MDAADKETLGKLIRKNKRLARDLTRIETVFNAIRSAIIVVDANGEIQFANSFAENILGLGETRPSVFKLLPGMEESVEEVARGDKTVLREFEISYPETRVLNAQIIPFNFGGEFDTYALILNDITQDRRSTEERIESEKIASVLHLASGVAHELGNPLNSINIHLQLIKRRLAKLSDKIAPDALGNISESVEICASEVARLDGIIENFLKALRPMRPNMAECDPIKPLAETLKILNEEFVNRGVSVDINSENALPAVCADENLLKQLYFNILKNAMESMEQGGSVRIDASSDDDFVKISFADSGCGMSGDELSKIFQPYFTTKPNGHGLGMMIINSIVRAHGGHIDISSKVGVGTVVSVSIPRNERRVKMLS; translated from the coding sequence ATGGACGCCGCCGACAAGGAAACACTCGGCAAACTAATCCGCAAGAACAAGCGCCTTGCGCGCGACCTCACGCGGATTGAGACCGTCTTCAACGCAATCCGCTCGGCGATAATCGTTGTCGACGCCAACGGCGAAATCCAGTTTGCCAACAGCTTTGCGGAGAACATTCTCGGTCTCGGCGAAACGCGCCCGTCGGTCTTCAAGCTCCTCCCGGGAATGGAGGAGTCCGTCGAGGAGGTCGCGCGGGGCGACAAAACCGTTCTGCGCGAATTCGAAATTTCGTATCCCGAAACGCGCGTGCTCAACGCCCAGATTATTCCCTTCAATTTCGGCGGAGAGTTCGACACCTACGCGCTGATTCTAAACGACATCACGCAGGACAGACGCTCTACCGAGGAGCGCATTGAAAGCGAAAAAATAGCCTCGGTTCTGCATTTGGCGTCGGGCGTCGCGCACGAGCTTGGCAACCCGCTAAACTCGATAAATATCCACTTGCAGCTGATAAAGCGCAGGCTCGCAAAGCTCTCCGACAAAATCGCGCCCGATGCCCTCGGCAACATTTCCGAATCTGTCGAAATCTGCGCTTCGGAAGTTGCGCGGCTCGACGGAATCATAGAAAACTTCCTCAAAGCCCTCCGCCCGATGCGCCCGAATATGGCGGAATGCGACCCAATCAAGCCGCTCGCCGAAACGCTGAAAATTTTGAACGAGGAATTCGTCAACCGCGGCGTTTCCGTCGATATAAATTCCGAAAACGCCCTGCCTGCCGTATGCGCCGACGAAAACCTGCTGAAGCAGCTCTACTTCAACATTCTCAAAAACGCGATGGAGTCGATGGAGCAGGGCGGCTCTGTGCGCATTGACGCTTCGAGCGACGACGATTTCGTGAAAATTTCGTTTGCCGACAGCGGCTGCGGCATGAGCGGAGACGAGCTTTCCAAAATCTTCCAGCCCTATTTCACGACAAAGCCGAACGGGCACGGCTTGGGCATGATGATTATAAATTCAATCGTCCGCGCCCACGGCGGGCACATCGACATTTCGAGCAAGGTCGGCGTGGGGACTGTCGTTTCGGTTTCCATTCCGCGCAACGAGCGCAGGGTGAAAATGCTTTCCTGA
- the hisD gene encoding histidinol dehydrogenase — translation MKILEYKSATFAEELKKACESASLPQEAKDAVASVIADVRANGDRAVLAYTKKFDGVELKSLKVSEEEMKAAAKIVSAADKRAMREAIASVKAYHLHTKPKNWRARNPQGAKIGENFYPIRRVGLYIPGGSAPLVSTVVMTATLAKIAGCPEICVCTPPAKDGLVNPHILCVLGILGVREIYKIGGAQAIAAMGVGTESVAPVEKLFGPGNAYVIEAKRQLFGNVGVDLLPGPSEVLIVADAKANPRYIAADLLSQAEHGSGKEKIFLVCTSKKVVEAARKQIEILSASLSRAEKLKKIIADGCYVALVPNLAAAVEVANYVAPEHMELQVEQPEKLVPQITTAGAILVGEYTPTVLGDFTAGPSHTLPTGRTGRFSGGLQLVDFMRRSSYVEYDKKSIARAKDVVVAFGKMESLDAHYSSLLQRLK, via the coding sequence ATGAAGATTTTGGAATACAAGTCGGCGACATTCGCCGAAGAGTTGAAAAAGGCGTGCGAGTCGGCAAGCCTCCCGCAGGAGGCAAAGGACGCCGTGGCGTCGGTAATCGCCGACGTTCGGGCGAACGGCGACAGGGCGGTTCTCGCCTACACAAAAAAATTCGACGGCGTCGAATTGAAGTCGCTCAAAGTTTCGGAAGAGGAAATGAAGGCGGCGGCGAAAATAGTTTCGGCGGCGGACAAACGCGCCATGCGCGAGGCAATTGCAAGCGTCAAAGCCTACCACCTCCACACAAAGCCGAAAAACTGGCGCGCAAGAAATCCGCAGGGCGCGAAAATCGGCGAAAATTTCTACCCGATTCGCCGCGTCGGCCTGTATATTCCGGGCGGAAGCGCGCCGCTCGTCTCGACAGTCGTGATGACTGCGACTCTTGCGAAAATCGCGGGCTGCCCGGAAATCTGCGTGTGCACGCCGCCCGCCAAGGACGGCTTGGTAAACCCGCACATTCTCTGCGTGCTCGGCATTTTGGGCGTCCGTGAAATCTACAAAATCGGCGGGGCGCAGGCAATAGCGGCGATGGGCGTCGGCACAGAAAGCGTCGCTCCCGTCGAAAAGCTTTTCGGCCCCGGGAACGCGTATGTCATAGAGGCGAAACGCCAGCTCTTCGGAAACGTCGGCGTAGACCTCCTCCCCGGCCCGAGCGAGGTTTTGATTGTCGCCGACGCCAAGGCGAACCCGCGCTACATCGCCGCAGACCTGCTCTCGCAGGCGGAACACGGCAGCGGCAAGGAAAAGATTTTCCTTGTGTGCACTTCGAAAAAGGTTGTCGAAGCCGCTCGCAAACAGATTGAGATTTTGTCGGCGTCGCTCTCCCGCGCGGAGAAGCTCAAAAAGATAATCGCCGACGGCTGCTACGTCGCGCTTGTGCCGAATCTGGCGGCGGCGGTCGAAGTGGCGAACTACGTCGCGCCCGAACACATGGAGTTGCAGGTTGAACAGCCCGAAAAGCTCGTGCCGCAAATCACGACGGCGGGCGCGATTCTCGTCGGCGAATACACCCCGACCGTTCTCGGCGACTTCACCGCGGGGCCGAGCCACACGCTTCCGACGGGGCGCACGGGCAGGTTCTCGGGCGGCTTGCAGCTTGTGGACTTCATGCGCCGAAGCTCCTATGTTGAGTACGACAAGAAGTCGATTGCCCGCGCAAAGGACGTTGTCGTGGCGTTCGGCAAAATGGAGTCTCTCGACGCCCACTATTCGAGCCTCCTCCAACGCCTGAAATAG
- a CDS encoding DNA polymerase domain-containing protein, with amino-acid sequence MKTFAESASIFGMADEEIRESICGLWCDGANVRLCLRDESGERRNACVKFDPFMWSASGAECAYASAELLSRPAGGVPPTPLDSLLFFESVADMDKYFKSRDKSLPSDRISCVENQFLTARGLRMFAGMRFSDLRRMQLDIEVVCEGGGFPSASRAGDRIIAVGISGGGGEKIIELEDFTDDAERKLLETLRAEILARDPDTIEGHNIFKFDIPYIAERSKRLKIPLGWGRFGGSVAFRKSRLTIAERTFAYTRCDIAGRTVVDTLPLVQLYDIGAREMVSYTLKESAIHFGISDKSTRTYIRGGDIGEVFKTDRKTFRAYLSDDLRETAGLAAKLLPTYVAQVSNFPMTLQECLLRGSGMKVESVFLERYFAARAAIPLPSSGGYIEGALSESFETGVFKNVLHYDVASLYPSLMLVLGKCPRNDYLGVFLDELRSLREYRLKYKKLARETADESLRREYDARQKSFKILINSFYGYLGLSTAAFGDSSLAAEITAAGRGLLVKLVDFFKSAGCTVLEADTDGIYISSEKYFGRPLELLEAADAVLPDGVDLEFDGKFDAMLCYKAKNYALLRDGNIAVRGSAFRNRATEPFLRKLTEAMIADKLFGRDGELPREIERAKNLILSGNAPIEDLAKGEYIGKSPAQYSADIAKTGRGRRAALEAALMMNPRPDAGDKVLYYMARGASPKDPDWKRARPISAYDPASAPYDADYYVSKIDDWRERFADIFGEAVGQGELF; translated from the coding sequence TTGAAAACATTCGCGGAATCGGCAAGCATTTTCGGCATGGCGGACGAAGAAATTAGGGAATCAATCTGCGGGCTTTGGTGCGACGGCGCAAACGTGCGCCTCTGCCTGCGCGACGAATCGGGCGAGCGGCGCAACGCGTGCGTTAAGTTCGACCCGTTCATGTGGTCGGCGTCGGGCGCGGAATGCGCCTACGCAAGCGCGGAGCTTCTCTCGCGCCCCGCGGGCGGAGTGCCGCCGACGCCGCTCGACTCGCTGCTGTTCTTCGAGTCCGTCGCCGACATGGACAAGTATTTCAAGTCGCGCGACAAGTCCCTGCCGTCCGACAGAATCTCGTGCGTGGAAAACCAGTTCCTGACCGCCCGCGGGCTGCGCATGTTTGCGGGAATGCGCTTTTCAGACCTGCGCCGCATGCAGCTTGACATCGAAGTTGTCTGCGAGGGCGGCGGCTTTCCGTCGGCGTCCCGCGCGGGCGACAGGATAATCGCCGTCGGAATTTCGGGCGGGGGCGGCGAAAAAATCATCGAGTTGGAGGACTTCACCGACGACGCCGAGCGCAAACTTCTCGAAACCCTCCGCGCCGAAATTCTCGCCCGCGACCCCGACACAATCGAGGGGCACAACATTTTCAAGTTCGACATTCCCTACATCGCCGAGCGTTCCAAGCGGCTGAAAATTCCGCTCGGCTGGGGGCGTTTCGGCGGGAGCGTCGCGTTCCGCAAAAGCAGGCTCACGATTGCCGAGCGCACTTTCGCCTACACGCGCTGCGACATCGCGGGGCGGACTGTTGTCGACACCCTTCCGCTCGTCCAGCTCTACGACATCGGAGCGCGCGAAATGGTTTCGTACACGCTAAAAGAGTCGGCAATACACTTCGGCATAAGCGACAAATCCACGCGCACATACATTCGCGGCGGCGACATCGGCGAAGTGTTCAAGACCGACAGAAAGACTTTCCGCGCCTACCTTTCCGACGATCTTCGAGAGACCGCGGGTCTTGCCGCAAAGCTTTTGCCCACATACGTCGCGCAGGTTTCGAACTTCCCGATGACATTGCAGGAGTGTCTTCTGCGCGGTTCGGGCATGAAGGTTGAGAGCGTGTTTTTGGAAAGGTATTTTGCGGCGCGGGCGGCGATTCCGCTGCCGTCGTCGGGCGGCTACATAGAGGGCGCGCTGTCGGAGTCTTTCGAGACGGGCGTTTTCAAAAACGTGCTCCACTACGACGTTGCCTCGCTGTATCCGAGCCTTATGCTCGTGCTTGGCAAATGCCCGCGCAACGACTATCTCGGCGTGTTTTTGGACGAGCTGCGCTCGCTCCGCGAATACCGCCTGAAATACAAAAAGCTCGCCCGCGAAACCGCCGACGAATCGCTGCGGCGCGAGTACGACGCCCGCCAGAAAAGCTTTAAAATCCTCATCAACTCGTTTTACGGATACCTCGGCCTTTCGACCGCCGCATTCGGCGACTCCTCTCTTGCGGCGGAAATCACCGCAGCGGGGCGCGGGCTTCTCGTAAAGCTTGTGGACTTTTTCAAGTCGGCGGGTTGCACCGTTTTGGAGGCGGATACCGACGGCATCTACATTTCCTCCGAAAAATATTTCGGCAGGCCTCTCGAACTTCTTGAAGCCGCCGACGCCGTTCTGCCCGACGGCGTGGACTTGGAGTTCGACGGAAAATTCGACGCCATGCTCTGCTACAAGGCGAAAAACTACGCGCTTTTGCGGGACGGAAACATCGCCGTGCGCGGCTCGGCATTCAGGAACAGGGCGACCGAGCCGTTCCTGCGCAAGCTTACGGAGGCTATGATTGCCGACAAGCTGTTCGGGCGCGACGGCGAATTGCCGCGCGAAATAGAACGCGCAAAAAACCTGATTCTTTCGGGGAATGCGCCTATCGAAGATTTGGCGAAGGGCGAGTATATAGGCAAGTCGCCCGCGCAGTATTCCGCCGACATCGCAAAGACGGGGCGCGGACGCCGCGCGGCTCTGGAAGCCGCCCTCATGATGAACCCCAGACCCGACGCGGGCGACAAGGTTCTCTACTACATGGCGCGCGGTGCTTCGCCGAAAGACCCCGACTGGAAACGCGCCCGCCCGATTTCCGCGTACGACCCCGCAAGCGCGCCCTACGATGCCGACTACTATGTGTCGAAAATCGACGACTGGCGCGAACGCTTCGCCGACATCTTCGGAGAAGCCGTCGGGCAGGGCGAGCTGTTCTAA
- a CDS encoding adenylate kinase: protein MKKANLIMLGAPGSGKGTRAVAICEVLGIVQVATGDLFRNNLKNGTPLGKLAKSYMDKGELVPDDVTAAMVKDRLMQPDTEKGFVLDGFPRTIKQAEMLDKMLAEMGREIAAVVYLDVPDEEIVKRISGRMVCEKCQAPYHKVFTPPKVEGVCDKCGGKLYTRDDDKPETVKKRLDVFRSTTLPLVDFYSKKGLIVPIPPELSKAGAIADMTDLCKELGLLK, encoded by the coding sequence ATGAAGAAAGCAAACCTCATAATGTTGGGCGCACCGGGCAGCGGCAAAGGAACGCGCGCGGTCGCCATCTGCGAAGTTCTGGGTATTGTGCAGGTCGCAACGGGCGACCTCTTCCGCAATAACCTCAAAAACGGCACTCCCCTCGGCAAGCTCGCAAAATCCTACATGGACAAGGGCGAACTCGTACCCGACGACGTAACTGCGGCGATGGTAAAAGACCGCCTCATGCAGCCCGACACCGAAAAGGGCTTTGTGCTCGACGGCTTCCCGCGCACAATCAAACAGGCGGAAATGCTCGACAAAATGCTAGCGGAAATGGGTCGCGAAATCGCGGCGGTCGTCTACCTCGACGTTCCCGACGAGGAAATCGTGAAGAGAATTTCGGGCAGAATGGTTTGCGAAAAGTGCCAAGCGCCCTACCACAAAGTTTTCACACCCCCGAAAGTCGAGGGCGTATGCGACAAATGCGGCGGCAAACTCTACACGCGCGACGACGACAAACCCGAAACCGTCAAGAAACGCCTCGACGTGTTCCGCTCCACGACTCTCCCGCTCGTAGACTTCTACTCGAAGAAAGGGCTTATCGTCCCGATTCCGCCCGAACTCTCAAAGGCGGGCGCAATCGCAGACATGACCGACCTCTGCAAGGAACTCGGACTGCTTAAATAA
- a CDS encoding TIGR00282 family metallophosphoesterase — MRVFFIGDIVGKPGRKILTENLPSIRERLGVDFVIANGENSAGGNGITKNMAEELYRAGIDVITLGDHIWDQRCFEGEIASIDRLCRPANVPHSNPGRDFVVVEKNGMKLGVFSLLGQTLMKIKSDCPFAAASRMYDKVAPLCDAVFLDFHAETTSEKVSMAWHLDGRAQAVVGTHTHIPTNDARIFPKGLAFLSDAGMTGPWHSCLGRKWEPILQKFIDGRPRPFVMAEGDDRICAVIIDIDTEKKRAVFVEPFIYPPFPNSAELWQKAKEAEAAERAAKEAAKAAAEAPANDAEQK, encoded by the coding sequence ATGCGCGTTTTTTTCATAGGCGACATCGTAGGCAAACCGGGCAGGAAAATCCTCACCGAAAACCTCCCCTCAATCAGGGAGAGGCTCGGCGTGGACTTCGTAATCGCCAACGGCGAAAACTCCGCGGGCGGCAACGGCATAACAAAAAACATGGCGGAAGAGCTGTACCGCGCGGGTATCGACGTGATTACGCTCGGCGACCATATTTGGGACCAACGCTGCTTCGAGGGCGAAATAGCCTCAATCGACAGGCTATGCCGCCCCGCGAACGTGCCGCACAGCAACCCCGGGCGCGACTTTGTCGTGGTCGAAAAAAACGGAATGAAACTTGGCGTGTTCAGCCTGCTGGGGCAGACTCTGATGAAAATAAAGTCGGACTGCCCGTTTGCGGCGGCGTCGCGCATGTACGATAAAGTCGCGCCGCTTTGCGACGCCGTGTTCCTCGACTTCCACGCGGAAACGACCTCCGAAAAGGTCTCCATGGCGTGGCATCTCGACGGCAGGGCGCAGGCGGTCGTGGGAACGCACACGCACATTCCCACAAACGACGCCCGCATTTTCCCCAAGGGGCTTGCGTTCCTGTCGGACGCCGGCATGACCGGCCCGTGGCACTCGTGCCTCGGCCGCAAGTGGGAGCCGATTCTCCAAAAGTTCATCGACGGACGCCCGCGCCCGTTCGTAATGGCAGAGGGCGACGACAGAATCTGCGCGGTAATCATCGACATCGATACCGAAAAGAAACGCGCGGTGTTCGTCGAGCCGTTCATCTACCCGCCCTTCCCGAACTCCGCCGAACTTTGGCAAAAAGCAAAAGAGGCCGAAGCCGCGGAACGCGCCGCGAAAGAGGCTGCAAAGGCGGCGGCGGAAGCCCCGGCGAACGACGCCGAACAAAAATAG